The Neoarius graeffei isolate fNeoGra1 chromosome 25, fNeoGra1.pri, whole genome shotgun sequence genome includes a region encoding these proteins:
- the sh2d4a gene encoding SH2 domain-containing protein 4A: MLQQILSDMFIEPELLAELNEEQKQILFFKMREEQVRRWKEREARLEQEAKTVKPKRVSVKTVSWLKASDSDVWVWVMGEHPDDKSYDQICDEIMAERAALQAQKEAEDLRAKKEAELERRFSGLHIEDEEAARQEEARKAAALEKSQQEELKRREEEEERRKAEEEVRRLKEERAQQIYMNLKEVQRLRKGQDKEEQAWQDSLRKSKAADQRRRSLAKQTREDHRRRSLKALERGRVAAMTKAFGGEKPAPLPKPRNLTLTNEPLHRGSGLRRSLSSSSRKEIIRWFRKEQLSQRVCFQDGDSRIASWFHGIISRQEAEDLLSKGSPGGFLVRVSERIFGYVLSYQSPDGVKHFLIDATDNCYMLLGDQIKFASLGELVEYHKEEPLTPSGGERLLHACGQKPGTLDYADLFT, encoded by the exons ATGCTGCAGCAGATTCTCAGCGACATGTTCATCgagccggagctgctggccgagctGAACGAAGAGCAGAAGCAGATTCTCTTCTTTAAAATGAGAGAAGAACAGGTCCGCAGGTGGAAAGAGAGAGAAGCACGGCTCGAGCAGGAGGCTAAAACGGTGAAGCCCAAAAGAG tctcagtgaagacaGTATCATGGCTGAAAGCGTCAGACAGTGACGTGtgggtgtgggtgatgggtgagcATCCTGACGATAAATCGTATGACCAGATCTGTGATGAGATCATGGCTGAGAGGGCGGCACTACAGGCCCAGAAAGAGGCAGAGGATCTCAG AGCCAAGAAAGAAGCTGAACTGGAGAGACGGTTCTCTGGGTTGCATATAGAGGACGAGGAAGCTGCCCGGCAGGAAGAAGCTCGAAAGGCAGCTGCTCTGGAGAAGAGCCAACAAGAGGAGTTGAAG AGgcgggaggaggaagaggaaagaCGAAAAGCCGAGGAGGAGGTCAGGAGGCTCAAGGAAGAAAGGGCGCAGCAGATCTATATGAACCTGAAGGAAGTACAGAGACTACGGAAAGGCCAGGACAAAGAGGAGCAAGCCTGGCAGGATTCAT TGCGGAAATCTAAAGCAGCTGACCAACGGAGACGTTCTCTGGCCAAGCAAACGAGGGAGGATCACCGCAGGCGTTCTCTAAAGGCACTGGAGAGAGGTCGAGTGGCGGCCATGACCAAGGCCTTTGGAGGAGAGAAACCGGCTCCTCTACCTAAACCCAGAAACCTCACTCTCACTAATGAGCCTCTTCACAG AGGGTCTGGTTTACGTCGTTCACTGTCCTCGTCCAGCCGGAAGGAAATCATCCGCTGGTTCAGAAAGGAACAGTTATCCCAAAGAGTTTGTTTCCAAGACGGTGACAGCCGCATCGCTTCCTGGTTTCATG GTATAATCTCACGTCAAGAGGCTGAGGATTTGCTGAGCAAGGGTAGCCCTGGAGGCTTCTTGGTCCGTGTTAGTGAAAGGATCTTCGGATATGTTCTGTCTTACCAAAGCCCAGATGGAGTCAAGCACTTCCTCATTGATGCTACAGACAACTGCTACATGCTGCTAGGAGACCAGATCAAGTTTGCGTCTCTGGGAGAGCTGGTGGAGTACCATAAG